The genomic segment CGTCGGCGCCGGCGCGGCGGCGGCTGCGGGCCTGGGCGAAAAGGGCATCGCCTTCGACCCAGACCTCGGCGTCGATGGCGCGGGCGCGGTCGCGCAGAAAGGCCAGGTCGCTCTGATTGACCTGGGCCAGGGTGCGGTAGGTCGGGCCGTCGACGTCGATCTCCGGTCGCAGCCCGTGGTCGCCGGCGATGCGCTCGAAGACATCACCGTCGCCGACGTCCTCGAAGGTGCGGGTGCGGCGCACCATGCGCAGGTCTTGGCAGCGATCTTCCGCCAGCACCCGCAGCTCCGGCGAGCGGCCGCGGGGGTACTTGCCCTCGAGGGCGGTGATGCGGCCCTCGAAGATCGCTGCCTCGGCGTCGCCGTCCCCCATCACCACCGCCAGCGGCTTGCCGAAGTCGAAGCGCTCGCGGTCGAAGTAGAGATAGTCGAGATCTTCCCCGCGGCTGCCCCAGTTGCCGAAGGTGGCCTCACAGCTGAACAGGCCGGAGGTGGTCTCTTCGACGCACAGGGCGATCAATCCCTGCTCGAGGCCGGTGACCTCTTCGCCGTCGACGAACAGCCGGGGGCGAGCGGCGTAGTACGGTGCCGTGGTGCCGAGGTCGGCCATCTCACCAGGCCTCCAGGCGCCGGCGTCGGCGCTCCCGTTGCTCGCTGGCGTCGGCAAGGTCGGTGCTGGTGATCGGCACCTTGCCCTGGGGACCGCTGGGTGGCGGGCCGGGGTCCGCTCCGGGCGCCACCGGTGGCGCCTCGGCGAGGGAGACTTCGAGCTCGTTGATGATCACGCTCATAGATTCGGAGGGTCCTCAGCGTCGGCGGAGCTTGGCGTCGAAGGCAGCGCCGGCCTTGGCCTGGGCGCTGGCGGCGACGCCGCCCTGGGTTGAGCTGGTCGAGCCGGAGGCACCGGCGGAGAAGGAAGCACTGCTGCTGCTGGAGAGATCGAGGCCGGCGTTGGGGGATCCGCCAGCGCTCAGACCCAGGCCGGCACCGAGTCCCGCTCCAGCACCGAGGCCCGTCCCGGCACCGAGGCCCGCTCCAGCACTCAGGCCGGCGCTGCCGCCGAGGTCACTTCCGAACCCGCCGCCGCCGGTGAGACCGCCGCCGAGGCCGGCTCCGGCGCTGGCCGAGAGACCGCCGCCGAGCCCGGCACCGAGTCCCGCGCCGGCCGACAGGCCGCCGCCGGCACCCAGTCCCGCCGCCGCGCTGGCGCCGGCGCGCAAACCGCCACCGAGGCTGGCCGAGGCGTCGGCGGAGAAGGAGGCTCCGGCCGCCAGGTCGCCTCCGATGGCGGCGCTCAGGGAACCGCTCACGCCAGCGCTGGCTCCCAAAGAAAGGCTGGCGGATGCCCCGAGGGAAGCGTCGAAGGCGGCGCCGGCCTGCAGGTTGCGCGGGTTCTCGATGCCGTTGGCGGCGGCGAGGGCGGGCCACTGGTCGCCGCCCAGGTCTTGGGCGGTCTGGCCTTCGCGAGCCGGCTGCGCCGGCGCCGTCGGCGTGCCCTTGCCCTGGGCCTGATTGGCCTGCTGCTTGCCGAACTCGAACTTGATCTCCTGCCGCGACAGGCTGACGGAGACCTTCGAGCGCAGCGGTCGGCCGTCTTCGGAGAAGTACTCGAGGGTCTCGTCCAGCGAGTCCATGACGCCATCGAAGAGGAAGGAGCCCCAGTGGAATCGCACCCCCGGCGGCGCCGTCGGCTTGTTGTTCTTCTTGCCCGGGGTCATGAAGAAGGCGACCTGGCGGGTCAGGCTGGTGACGTCCTGGGTGCTCTGGCCCGGGGCGCTGGCGTCGAACCAGAGATCGAAGGTCAGCTTGGTGGTGCCGGTGCCGACGAACTGTTGCGGCGCGCCGCCGCTCTGGTCGCCGGAGGCGTTCTGATTCGACAGGGTGACCTTCAAGGACTCGGGATTGAACTGCACCTTGACCTTCTTCTTGCCCAGCACCACCTGTTGCTTCTTGTCCCAGGTGATCTCGCGCAGCTCGGCCTTGACCAGTTTCTCGGGGATCATCCATCACCTCCCGAGGCGACCCGCGACAGGCACTCGTAGGCAACCTGCATCTCCTCGATCGCCACCGCGCCGTCCTTGGCGTTGAGGGTCGGGGCCTTGAGCTTGATCGGCAGGCAGCCGGTGAGGGCGAAGCGCACATCGGCCTTGCCGTCGACCTCGTAGGCGCGCTGGCCGCGGTTCGACAGCATCAGGATCTCGCCCGAGGCGCGCACTCCGTGGCCGGCGGTCTTCTGGACCTCGGCGAACCAATCCCAGAGGCCGAAGTCCTGGGTCATGCCGCGCTTCAAGGTGAGCTGGCCGTAGCTCACCGGGCCGAGCAGGTGGATCGGCCGTCGGTTGTTGCCGCCCTCGCGGATGGTCTTGGGAGCGAGCTGCACCTCGAGGCCGCCGACCTCCGAGAACTCGGCATCGCAGATCGGCTTGCCCTTCTCGTACTCGAGGACTACCCGGAAGTTGAAGCTGGTGAAGGGCAGGATGGTCACGAGATCTCCTCGAAGCTGAGGCGGTCGCGTCCCTGGGAGACCAGCCGAACGGTGAGGAATCGCAGAGCGCGGGCGGGGGCCACCTGGAGGTCGATGCGCAGGCGACCGCGTTCGACCTCGGTCGGGGGATTGAGCCGACCGTCGGCGATCACTCGAAAGGCCTCGGCGGGCTCGCTGCCGGCGAAGGCGCCGCGCTGATAGAGCTCCGAGAGCAGACGCTCGAAGGTGTGCCGGATGCGATCTCGGAAGGGCGCATGGTGGTTCTCGAAGACGTAGCCGCGGCCCTCGCGCAGCGCCAGTCGGCGCAGCAGGATGAGCAGTCGCCGCACGTGGATGGGGCGAAGGTCGGGGCGCTCGTCGAGGGTCTCCTCGGCGAGGGCGAGGTAACCCCGGGGCTGGTCGAGGAAGAGGTTGAGGCCTTGAGCCATCAGCTCGCCGGCGTCGCCCTCGGCGAAGCGTGGCCGCAGGCCGAGGGTGCGCTCGACGGGGCGGTTGGCGGCGGCGCGCCAGGCGCCCTCGGCGAGGCTCTCGGCGGCCAGGATGCCGGCGGCGGCGCCCTCCGGCGGCAGGCTGCGCTGGTCGGCACCGCCGGTGAGCCAGGGATGGAAGACGGCGCCGAAACCGAGTGCCGCGCGCTCCCCGCGGTGGAGCGGCAGGACGAAGAGCGATCCCATCGTCGGCGCCGCGCCAGCGCCCCGCAGCAGCGCCAGGTGCTCGCTGCAGGCATCGCGGCGGAAGTGGTCCGGCATGGCGAGCAGGGCGAGGAGATCACCGCGCGCGGCACAAAACCGCAGCAGGCTGCGCTGGACGGCGAGGAGCCCCTCACGGTCGTAGCTCTCCGGCGGTTCGAGAGTCCAGCCGGCCCGGCCGACGGCTGCCACCAGCACCGTGTTCGACCAGGGCCCGGCGATGCCGGCAGAGACGGCGCGGACGCGGTAGTAGCGCTGACCGTCGAGAATCTCCGCCAAGAGATGCTCGTCGCTCGGCCCGAAGTGCACCTGGCGGGCGGTGTCGAAGGCGGCATCGGTGGCCTCTTGAAGCTCGAAGTCGCGTTCTGCCGGGAGATTGGCGAGATCCGTCGGCAGCCAGAACAGGAGCTCCGGCGAGCCCAGCCGCAGCAGCTCGTAGTCGCCCGGCAGGTGGTCCTCGCAGGGTTCGAAGGAGCGCGGTGGCAGCACGGCCTGGACGGTGTTCGACCAGGGGCCGATCTCGCCGCCGCGCTCGCCGCGGACGCGAAAGAACAGACGTCGCGGGCAGCGCGGGTCGACCGTGAACAAGGTCTGGTGGGTTTCGAGCTGCCTTTCGCCTTCGCGCTGCTCGAAGGTCGGATCGACACCGTACTGCAAGCGGTAGCCGGTGGCTCCGCTCACCGCCGACCAGCGCAACGGCACGAAGCCGGGCGCTTGGTCGGCGCAGGGGTCGCAGGCGAGGGGCGCGTCGGTGACGGCGCCGACCGGCTCGAGAATCGGCGGCAGCAGGAGATCCGGAGGCTCCGGACCTCGCCGGCTCCAGGGCCGGTGGATGGCGTCGGGCACCGCGATCAGCGTGGCCTCTTCGACCGGCAGCAGGCTGTGCAGACCGCGCAGCGCGATGCCTTGGACGTGGAGGCGGTGCTCCGCCTCGTGCCGTAGCGTCTCGACGCCGAGGCGGACGAGGGCGGGATCGAGGAACAGGTCGGCGCGCAGCTCGCCCAGGCCATCGCCTTCGAGGGCGTTCGGCGATGGTCCTCCGCTGACCTCGCGGCTGGCCTCGGGATCGAGACGGAACCCCATGCCGAGGGGGAGGAAGGAGCCGCTAGCCAGCGCAGCGGGTCCGGCGAGGGAGAAGCGGGGACTCTCGGCTTCCTCGGCGATCGCCGGCAAGGGTTGACCGGAGCGGCGCTCGAGACTCTCGTCGAGACGGCGCTGAAAGAGCCTTCGGTCATCCGGGAGCAGGCCCCAGAAGCGCTCGTGCCGCGGGTCGAAGGCGAGGCCGCGGAAGCGCTCGAGGAGCGCGTCGCCGCGCCACATCAGCAGGTCGAAGCGCAGTCTGCGCAGCGCCGGAGGAGGCGGTGGGCTGGCGCCGAGGCGGGCCAGGGCGTCGGCCTCGGCGACTCGTGCCGGCGCCGCCGGGTCGCTCTCGTCGACCCAGAAGGCGTCGCGTGATTCTCCCCGCGCCGGGTCGAGGCCGGCGGCGGTGCGGAGCTCGAGAGCATCGCCGCGGTCGGTCACTCGGTCGACGAACAGCCAGAGCTTTGGGAGATCGTCGCCGAAGGAGGCTTCGATCAGGGTCCCCGGGGCGACGGCGGCCCGGCGGGTCGGCAGGGAGAAGCGATAGTCGCCAGTGACGGCGGTGAAATCGGCGTCGGCGCGGCCGAGATTTTCCGCCGTTCGCGCCGTGCCCACCCGCAGCTCCTCGCACCAGGTGCCGGCGCAGCGGGCCCGCGCCTGGGCCGCTCCACCGTCCGCCCCCCGCTCGAGGCCCGGTAGGGCGAAGGCGTGGCGGACGATGCGATCGCGATCGGCCACCCGCACCACCCAGCAGCGCAGCCCGCCCTGGGCGAAGAAGGACTCCACCGCGGCACCGAGGAAGGCATGCCGTGGCGAGCCGCGCTCTTCGTCGCGGGCGAGCTCCGGGTCGTCTCCGAAAATGTCGGCGAAGCGACCGGGACCTTCGATGGCGACGGGCAGGTCGAGAGGACCGCGGGCGGCAAAGCCGACGAAGGCGGC from the Acidobacteriota bacterium genome contains:
- a CDS encoding phage tail protein; the encoded protein is MTILPFTSFNFRVVLEYEKGKPICDAEFSEVGGLEVQLAPKTIREGGNNRRPIHLLGPVSYGQLTLKRGMTQDFGLWDWFAEVQKTAGHGVRASGEILMLSNRGQRAYEVDGKADVRFALTGCLPIKLKAPTLNAKDGAVAIEEMQVAYECLSRVASGGDG